Proteins from one Canis lupus familiaris isolate Mischka breed German Shepherd chromosome 26, alternate assembly UU_Cfam_GSD_1.0, whole genome shotgun sequence genomic window:
- the HCAR2 gene encoding hydroxycarboxylic acid receptor 2, whose protein sequence is MNLHQQQNHFLEIDKKNCCVFRDDFIANVLPPVLGLEFVFGLLGNGLALWIFCFHLKSWKSSRIFLFNLAVADFLLIICLPFLTDNYVRKWDWRFGDIPCRLMLFMLAMNRQGSIIFLTVVAVDRYFRVVHPHHVLNKISNRTAALISCLLWGVTIGLTGHLLSKKMLIRNRDANLCSSFSICHTFRWHDAMFLLEFILPLGIILFCSARIIWSLRQRQMDRHAKIKRAINFIMVVAIVFIICFLPSVAVRIRIFWLLHTTGTKNCDIYRSVDLAFFITLSFTYMNSMLDPLVYYFSSPSFPNFFSTLINRCLRKKRPQELDNNQSTSMELTGDLNTTRSVPDNLVANSGEPRNPSYLTPASR, encoded by the coding sequence ATGAATCTGCACCAGCAGCAGAATCATTTTCTGGAAATAGACAAGAAGAACTGCTGTGTGTTCCGGGATGACTTCATCGCCAATGTGCTGCCACCGGTATTGGGGCTGGAGTTTGTGTTCGGGCTTCTGGGCAATGGCCTTGCCCTGTGGATTTTCTGCTTCCATCTCAAGTCCTGGAAATCCAGCCGGATCTTCTTGTTCAACTTGGCTGTGGCTGACTTTCTCCTGATCATCTGCCTGCCATTCTTGACGGACAACTATGTGAGGAAGTGGGACTGGAGGTTTGGGGACATCCCTTGCCGGCTAATGCTCTTCATGCTGGCCATGAACCGCCAGGGCAGCATCATCTTTCTCACGGTGGTGGCTGTGGACAGGTACTTCCGGGTGGTCCATCCTCACCATGTTCTGAACAAGATCTCGAATAGGACAGCGGCCCTCATTTCCTGCCTCTTGTGGGGTGTCACCATTGGCCTGACGGGTCACCTCCTATCCAAAAAAATGCTGATCAGGAATAGAGATGCAAATTTGTGCAGCAGCTTTAGCATCTGCCATACCTTCAGGTGGCATGATGCTATGTTCCTTCTGGAATTCATCCTGCCTTTGGGCATCATCCTATTCTGCTCGGCCAGAATCATCTGGAGCCTGCGCCAACGACAAATGGACAGACATGCCAAGATCAAGAGAGCCATCAACTTCATCATGGTGGTGGCCATCGTCTTCATCATCTGTTTCCTGCCCAGTGTGGCCGTGCGCATACGCATTTTCTGGCTCTTGCACACTACAGGTACGAAGAACTGTGACATCTATCGCTCGGTTGACCTGGCATTTTTCATCACCCTTAGCTTCACCTACATGAACAGCATGCTGGACCCTTTGGTATACTACTTCTCCAGCCCCTCTTTCCCCAACTTCTTCTCCACCCTGATCAACCGCTGcctgaggaaaaagagaccaCAAGAGTTGGATAACAACCAGAGCACAAGCATGGAGCTCACAGGTGATCTGAATACTACCAGGAGTGTGCCGGACAATTTAGTGGCCAACTCCGGCGAGCCACGGAACCCATCTTACCTGACCCCAGCTTCTCGCTAA